From the Euphorbia lathyris chromosome 6, ddEupLath1.1, whole genome shotgun sequence genome, one window contains:
- the LOC136234139 gene encoding anaphase-promoting complex subunit 13, whose translation MADSSLGILIDIVDEEWMRDTLPDDEVPLPPVVVAKTDDAEDSNQETQPVDGDTWRDLALGNQ comes from the exons ATGGCAGATTCAAGTCTGGGTATCCTTATTGATATTGTAGACGAGGAGTGGATGAGAGACACTTTGCCTGACGATG AAGTGCCACTTCCACCAGTGGTGGTTGCGAAAACAGATGATGCTGAGGATTCAA ATCAAGAGACTCAACCAGTGGATGGGGATACTTGGCGTGATCTTGCTTTGGGCAACCAATGA